In Xanthomonas sacchari, a genomic segment contains:
- a CDS encoding cupin domain-containing protein, protein MSSAAAFRIAALVRDLSLLPHPEGGRYARVHTSALQVQHEETLRPACTAIRFLLAHGEVSNWHRIDADETWQWEEGGALELLGFDPQHGLQRYRLDASERGGMPSVVIAAGTWQAARPLADYCLVRCVVAPGFLWERFELLADTDPLAAHLPKLAG, encoded by the coding sequence ATGTCCAGCGCCGCCGCTTTCCGAATCGCCGCCCTGGTGCGCGACCTGTCGCTGCTGCCGCACCCCGAAGGCGGGCGCTACGCGCGCGTGCACACCTCGGCCTTGCAGGTGCAACACGAAGAAACGCTGCGCCCGGCCTGCACCGCGATCCGCTTCCTGCTGGCGCACGGCGAGGTCAGCAACTGGCACCGCATCGATGCCGACGAGACCTGGCAATGGGAAGAGGGCGGGGCGCTGGAACTGCTCGGCTTCGATCCGCAGCATGGCCTGCAGCGCTACCGGCTGGATGCCAGCGAGCGCGGCGGCATGCCGTCGGTGGTGATCGCGGCCGGCACCTGGCAGGCGGCGCGTCCGCTGGCCGACTATTGCCTGGTGCGTTGCGTGGTGGCGCCGGGCTTCCTGTGGGAGCGCTTCGAACTGCTGGCGGACACCGATCCGCTGGCCGCGCACCTGCCGAAGCTGGCGGGCTGA
- a CDS encoding sensor histidine kinase: protein MSEAAATAAERYRLLLQRLEANEREFRRLGRAVVKVQEDERRRLARELHDGVGQNLTVLKHRLAQLGAALGGADAALRAPLEDAIHLCTQALEDTRQMSRLLRPPILDDLGLEAALGWLGRSQSAAGATPVAVEIGPLPALDEALQTLLFRSAQEALTNALKHSGAQSVLLRLVARDGWAHLQVLDDGRGCDPQRALTAGGSGLSGLRERLRLSGGSLRLQSSPGEGCCVQIRVPLEAD, encoded by the coding sequence ATGAGCGAGGCCGCCGCGACCGCCGCCGAACGCTACCGCCTGCTGCTGCAGCGCCTGGAAGCCAACGAACGCGAGTTCCGCCGCCTCGGCCGCGCCGTGGTCAAGGTCCAGGAGGACGAGCGCCGGCGCCTGGCGCGCGAGCTGCACGATGGCGTCGGCCAGAACCTGACCGTGCTCAAGCACCGGCTGGCGCAGCTCGGCGCGGCGCTCGGCGGCGCCGATGCGGCACTGCGCGCGCCGCTGGAGGACGCCATCCACCTGTGCACGCAGGCGCTGGAGGACACCCGGCAGATGTCGCGGCTGCTGCGCCCGCCGATTCTCGACGACCTGGGACTGGAGGCCGCGCTCGGCTGGCTGGGCCGCAGCCAGTCCGCCGCCGGCGCCACCCCGGTGGCGGTGGAGATCGGGCCGCTGCCGGCGCTGGACGAAGCGCTGCAGACCCTGCTGTTCCGCAGCGCGCAGGAGGCGCTGACCAATGCGCTGAAGCACTCGGGCGCGCAATCGGTGCTGTTGCGGCTGGTCGCCCGCGACGGCTGGGCGCACCTGCAGGTGCTCGACGACGGCCGCGGCTGCGATCCGCAGCGGGCGCTGACCGCCGGCGGCAGCGGCCTGAGCGGCCTGCGCGAACGCCTGCGCCTGAGCGGCGGCAGCCTGCGCCTGCAATCGTCCCCGGGCGAGGGCTGCTGCGTGCAGATCCGGGTTCCGCTGGAGGCCGATTGA
- a CDS encoding polysaccharide pyruvyl transferase family protein, with protein MSALQKWIDYEERRALFWWKPKNGEINVGDHLSKIIVSNVLGQRDRTLLDKRDKRTRLIAIGSVLHFARDGDTVWGSGVNGKIPADRHGFRHLDVRAVRGPMTRAFLRERGLRVPEVYGDPGLLMPLFFPREALAPAPARRPFLVVPHFNEPLEKYAGYKDHLVLPNRQPAAFVRQLLGADLIVSSSLHGLILAEAYGVPSVYLDWGNGEDRFKYDDYYAGTGRSRWHAGRSVEECVTLGGNTVFDLAAVQRGLLESFPHDLW; from the coding sequence ATGTCCGCATTGCAAAAATGGATCGATTACGAGGAGCGCCGGGCGCTGTTCTGGTGGAAGCCGAAGAACGGCGAGATCAACGTCGGCGATCATCTTTCCAAGATCATCGTCTCCAACGTACTCGGCCAGCGCGACCGCACCTTGCTGGACAAGCGCGACAAACGCACGCGGCTGATCGCGATCGGCTCGGTGCTGCATTTCGCCCGCGACGGCGACACGGTCTGGGGCAGCGGCGTCAACGGCAAGATCCCCGCCGACCGCCATGGCTTCCGCCACCTCGACGTGCGCGCCGTGCGCGGCCCCATGACCCGCGCGTTCCTGCGCGAGCGCGGCCTGCGGGTGCCGGAGGTGTACGGTGACCCGGGCCTGCTGATGCCGCTGTTCTTCCCGCGCGAAGCGCTGGCGCCGGCCCCGGCGCGGCGGCCGTTCCTGGTGGTGCCGCATTTCAACGAACCGCTGGAGAAATACGCCGGCTACAAGGACCATCTGGTGCTGCCGAACCGGCAGCCGGCCGCCTTCGTGCGGCAACTGCTCGGCGCCGACCTGATCGTGTCCAGTTCGCTGCACGGCCTGATCCTGGCCGAGGCCTACGGCGTGCCGTCGGTGTACCTGGACTGGGGCAACGGCGAGGACCGCTTCAAGTACGATGACTACTACGCCGGCACCGGCCGCAGCCGCTGGCATGCCGGGCGGAGCGTGGAGGAGTGCGTGACCCTGGGCGGCAATACCGTGTTCGACCTGGCCGCGGTGCAGCGCGGCCTGCTGGAGAGCTTTCCGCATGACCTCTGGTGA
- a CDS encoding TraB/GumN family protein, with the protein MPLRTGSAATALQAVGRRIGPAVCLAAALLAAGMPAAQAQTAVPAAPTNPPVVDLEAVLVSGRQPGPGLWQVRRGDHVLWILGTVSPLPRRMQWESGEVERVIAESQQVIAAPTVTLRSNLGMFRTMLLLPALLKARRNPDDRTLQEVLPPELYARWLPLKARYLGRDGGVERWRPVFAAQELYEAAMRKSGLVLGSVVQPVVERAAKRAKVPIVPVVVEVSVPDAKRALQEFRATSLNDSTCFARTLQVIDRDLQTMRLRANAWAIGDLDTLATLPANDQYRVCLDAVGDAAIARKLGLGDVRQRAQAAWLQAAERALAQHRSSFAVLPMQTLQEPGGPLDRLRARGDEVITP; encoded by the coding sequence ATGCCGCTGCGGACGGGGAGTGCGGCGACCGCGCTGCAAGCGGTCGGGCGCCGGATCGGGCCGGCGGTGTGCCTGGCTGCGGCGTTGCTGGCGGCGGGCATGCCCGCCGCGCAGGCGCAGACCGCGGTGCCGGCCGCGCCAACGAATCCACCGGTGGTCGACCTGGAGGCGGTGCTGGTCAGCGGGCGCCAGCCCGGCCCCGGCCTGTGGCAGGTCCGCCGCGGCGACCACGTGCTGTGGATCCTCGGCACGGTGTCGCCGCTGCCCCGGCGCATGCAGTGGGAATCGGGCGAAGTGGAGCGGGTGATCGCCGAATCGCAACAGGTGATTGCGGCGCCGACGGTGACGCTGCGTTCGAACCTGGGCATGTTCCGCACCATGTTGCTGCTGCCGGCCTTGCTCAAGGCGCGGCGCAATCCCGACGACCGCACGTTGCAGGAAGTCCTGCCGCCCGAGCTGTACGCGCGCTGGCTGCCGCTGAAGGCGCGCTACCTGGGCCGCGACGGCGGCGTGGAACGCTGGCGGCCGGTGTTCGCCGCGCAGGAACTGTACGAAGCGGCGATGCGCAAGTCCGGCCTGGTCCTGGGCAGCGTCGTGCAGCCGGTGGTCGAGCGCGCGGCCAAACGCGCCAAGGTGCCGATCGTGCCGGTGGTGGTCGAGGTGAGCGTGCCCGACGCCAAGCGCGCGCTGCAGGAATTCCGTGCGACGTCGCTCAACGACAGCACCTGCTTTGCGCGCACGCTGCAGGTCATCGACCGCGACCTGCAGACGATGCGCCTGCGCGCCAACGCCTGGGCCATCGGCGATCTGGACACGCTGGCCACGCTGCCGGCCAACGATCAGTACCGGGTCTGCCTGGACGCGGTCGGCGACGCGGCGATCGCGCGCAAGCTGGGCCTGGGCGACGTGCGCCAGCGTGCGCAGGCGGCGTGGCTGCAGGCGGCCGAGCGGGCGCTGGCGCAGCACCGCTCCAGTTTCGCGGTGCTGCCGATGCAGACCTTGCAGGAACCCGGCGGGCCGCTGGATCGGCTGCGCGCCCGCGGCGACGAGGTGATCACGCCCTAG
- a CDS encoding acyl-CoA dehydrogenase C-terminal domain-containing protein, which yields MSTYQAPLTDLRFALHDVLQVEALFARLGHADANAELIDAVLEEAARFTGTVLAPLNRVGDEHGCTLDKATGAVTTAPGFREAYRQFAEGGWTGLTAAAEFGGQGLPHTLGVPLNEMVNAANLAWGNFPLLSHGAVEALKQHGEAWQQEVFLKPLVDGRWTGTMCLTEPHCGTDLGLLKTRAEPNADGSWSVSGTKIFITAGEHDFTDNIVHLVLARLPDAPAGAKGISLLVVPKFKVARDGSVGERNALRCGSLEHKMGIHGSATCVMNFDGAEGYLVGQPHKGLQAMFTMMNTARLGVGLQGIGLSERAYQNALRYARERLQSRSLSGAKLPEKPADPILVHPDVRRMLLTVKALTEGSRLLALHAATLIDIAHSAQDPAEREQADVLVSFLTPISKACQTEWAVENTYHALQCFGGHGYIHEHGMEQLARDARITTLYEGTTGIQALDLIGRKTAASQGAGLKLFLAQIEAFLSEHADNPAVAEFVAPLREKAAEWAALTKHVLQRAAGNPEELGAASYDYVFYSGYVVLAYWWARSVAAAEASAHGEAFKQSKRETARFYYARLLPRTLTHAAAIDSGAAPLMALADAQF from the coding sequence ATGAGCACCTATCAAGCCCCGTTGACCGATCTCCGCTTCGCACTGCACGACGTGCTGCAGGTGGAGGCGCTGTTCGCCCGCCTGGGCCATGCCGACGCCAACGCCGAACTGATCGACGCGGTGCTGGAGGAAGCGGCGCGCTTCACCGGCACGGTGCTGGCGCCGCTGAACCGGGTCGGCGACGAGCACGGCTGCACCCTGGACAAGGCCACCGGCGCGGTGACCACCGCGCCCGGCTTCCGCGAGGCCTACCGACAGTTCGCCGAGGGCGGCTGGACCGGGCTGACCGCCGCCGCCGAGTTCGGCGGCCAGGGCCTGCCGCACACCCTGGGCGTGCCGCTCAACGAGATGGTCAACGCCGCCAACCTGGCCTGGGGCAACTTCCCGCTGCTGTCGCACGGCGCGGTCGAGGCGCTCAAGCAGCACGGCGAGGCCTGGCAGCAGGAGGTGTTCCTGAAGCCGCTGGTGGACGGCCGCTGGACCGGCACCATGTGCCTGACCGAGCCGCACTGCGGCACCGACCTGGGCCTGCTCAAGACCCGCGCCGAGCCCAACGCCGACGGCAGTTGGTCGGTCAGCGGCACCAAGATCTTCATCACCGCCGGCGAGCACGACTTCACCGACAACATCGTGCACCTGGTACTGGCGCGGCTGCCGGACGCGCCGGCCGGGGCCAAGGGCATCTCGCTGCTGGTGGTGCCCAAGTTCAAGGTCGCCCGCGACGGCAGCGTCGGCGAGCGCAACGCGCTGCGCTGCGGCTCGCTGGAGCACAAGATGGGCATCCACGGCTCGGCCACCTGCGTGATGAACTTCGACGGCGCCGAGGGCTACCTGGTCGGACAGCCGCACAAGGGCCTGCAGGCGATGTTCACCATGATGAACACCGCGCGCCTGGGCGTGGGCCTGCAGGGCATCGGCCTGTCCGAGCGCGCCTACCAGAACGCGCTGCGCTACGCCCGCGAGCGCCTGCAGTCGCGTTCGCTCAGCGGCGCCAAGCTGCCGGAGAAGCCGGCCGACCCGATCCTGGTGCATCCGGACGTGCGCCGCATGCTGCTGACGGTGAAGGCGCTGACCGAAGGCAGCCGCCTGCTGGCGCTGCATGCCGCCACCCTGATCGACATCGCGCACAGCGCGCAGGACCCGGCCGAACGCGAGCAGGCCGACGTGCTGGTCAGCTTCCTCACCCCGATCTCCAAGGCCTGCCAGACCGAGTGGGCGGTGGAGAACACCTACCACGCGCTGCAGTGCTTCGGCGGCCACGGCTACATCCACGAGCACGGCATGGAGCAACTGGCCCGCGACGCGCGCATCACCACCCTCTATGAAGGCACCACCGGCATCCAGGCGCTGGACCTGATCGGGCGCAAGACCGCGGCCAGCCAGGGCGCCGGGCTGAAGCTGTTCCTGGCGCAGATCGAGGCGTTCCTGAGCGAGCACGCCGACAACCCGGCGGTGGCCGAATTCGTCGCGCCGCTGCGCGAAAAGGCCGCCGAGTGGGCGGCGCTGACCAAGCACGTCCTGCAGCGCGCCGCCGGCAATCCCGAGGAACTGGGCGCGGCCAGCTACGACTACGTGTTCTATTCCGGCTACGTGGTGCTGGCCTACTGGTGGGCGCGCAGCGTCGCCGCGGCCGAGGCCTCGGCGCACGGCGAGGCGTTCAAGCAGTCCAAGCGCGAGACCGCGCGCTTCTACTACGCCCGCCTGCTGCCGCGCACGCTGACCCACGCCGCGGCCATCGACAGCGGCGCCGCGCCGCTGATGGCGCTGGCCGACGCGCAGTTCTGA
- a CDS encoding HNH endonuclease, protein METDTTTLGLIDTGACGASAAVPSPAASPSHLPSVRLLSLDAHGRVLDWINWQDAACLYARGAVAWTLGEPCLHIHGGICRASGERSVLELHPIIAARGHAHARALDPTPTLTNTALFARDAQLCLYCGQQFSRPHLTRDHVLPVSKGGRDTWENVVTACFHCNSRKGNRTPQQASMPLLAVPYRPSWIEHLILSNRNILADQMSFLKAQLPKRSKLSL, encoded by the coding sequence ATGGAGACAGACACAACAACGCTTGGTCTGATCGATACCGGGGCCTGCGGCGCCTCGGCCGCGGTCCCGTCGCCTGCGGCGTCCCCTTCCCACCTGCCTTCGGTCCGGCTGCTGTCGCTGGACGCGCACGGCCGCGTGCTGGACTGGATCAACTGGCAGGATGCCGCCTGCCTGTACGCGCGCGGCGCGGTCGCCTGGACCCTGGGCGAGCCGTGCCTGCACATCCACGGCGGCATCTGCCGCGCCAGCGGCGAGCGCAGCGTGCTGGAGCTGCATCCGATCATCGCCGCGCGCGGCCATGCGCACGCGCGCGCGCTCGACCCCACCCCGACCCTGACCAACACCGCGCTGTTCGCCCGCGACGCGCAGTTGTGCCTGTACTGCGGCCAGCAGTTCAGCCGCCCGCACCTGACCCGCGACCACGTGCTGCCGGTGTCCAAGGGCGGCCGCGACACCTGGGAGAACGTGGTCACCGCGTGCTTCCACTGCAATTCGCGCAAGGGCAACCGCACCCCGCAGCAGGCGTCGATGCCGCTGCTGGCGGTACCGTACCGGCCGAGCTGGATCGAGCACCTGATCCTGTCCAACCGCAACATCCTGGCCGACCAGATGTCGTTCCTGAAGGCGCAGTTGCCAAAGCGCTCGAAGCTGTCGTTGTAG
- a CDS encoding response regulator, whose product MTAPIRVLIADDHTLVRESLVAVLDAVAGIQVVAQAADGIEALAKAEATRPDVAIVDISMPRLNGIDVVRRLCETVPLARILVLTMHEEHEYVLHAVRAGASGYLLKDSASADLIAAVRNLHAGRGHFSPQAAQALVTQMQQPQALPQDPYRSLTAREREVFHLIVEGRTTKEIARVLQISVKTAENHRFRVLNKLGMRNTAELVRYAVRHGLLD is encoded by the coding sequence ATGACCGCGCCGATCCGTGTCCTCATCGCCGACGACCACACCCTGGTGCGCGAAAGCCTGGTCGCCGTGCTCGACGCCGTCGCCGGCATCCAGGTGGTGGCGCAGGCCGCCGACGGCATCGAGGCGCTGGCCAAGGCCGAGGCGACCCGCCCGGACGTGGCGATCGTGGACATCTCCATGCCGCGGCTCAACGGCATCGACGTGGTCCGGCGGCTGTGCGAGACCGTGCCGCTGGCGCGGATCCTGGTGCTGACCATGCACGAGGAACACGAGTACGTGCTGCACGCGGTGCGCGCCGGCGCCTCCGGCTACCTGCTCAAGGACAGCGCCAGCGCCGACCTGATCGCCGCGGTGCGCAACCTGCACGCCGGCCGCGGCCACTTCTCGCCGCAGGCCGCGCAAGCGCTGGTGACGCAGATGCAGCAGCCGCAGGCGCTGCCGCAGGACCCCTACCGCAGCCTGACCGCGCGCGAACGCGAGGTGTTCCACCTGATCGTGGAAGGCCGCACCACCAAGGAGATCGCGCGGGTGCTGCAGATCAGCGTCAAGACCGCCGAGAACCACCGTTTCCGCGTGCTCAACAAGCTGGGCATGCGCAATACCGCCGAACTGGTGCGCTACGCGGTCCGCCACGGCCTGCTTGACTGA
- a CDS encoding WecB/TagA/CpsF family glycosyltransferase translates to MTSGERAEDAVLALGGYPILRSTETDFVATLLQALARGERRQVFFANTNFVVQCQALREGLMAPGVCIVNDGIGMDLGALLVHGRRFAGNLNGTDLIPALCRKSARPLRFFLLGGRPGVAEAAARTLRQTLGQEVVGTCDGYAEFAAAGAGLAARINASGADVLLVAFGNPLQERWLLQQAAQLQVPLAFGVGALLDFLSGTARRAPAWVRRLRLEWIYRLLREPRRLLKRYSWDLLVFFALCLRHGRRLSAVPPVRDSLRPS, encoded by the coding sequence ATGACCTCTGGTGAGCGCGCCGAGGACGCGGTACTGGCGCTGGGCGGCTATCCGATCCTGCGCAGCACCGAGACCGATTTCGTCGCCACGCTGCTGCAGGCGCTGGCGCGCGGCGAGCGCCGCCAGGTGTTCTTCGCCAACACCAACTTCGTGGTGCAGTGCCAGGCCCTGCGCGAAGGGCTGATGGCGCCGGGCGTGTGCATCGTCAACGACGGCATCGGCATGGACCTGGGCGCGCTGCTGGTGCACGGCCGCCGCTTCGCCGGCAATCTCAACGGCACCGACCTGATCCCGGCGCTGTGCCGGAAGAGTGCGCGCCCGCTGCGCTTCTTCCTGCTCGGCGGCCGCCCCGGCGTGGCCGAGGCCGCGGCGCGGACCTTGCGGCAGACGCTGGGACAGGAGGTGGTCGGCACCTGCGACGGCTATGCCGAGTTCGCCGCCGCCGGCGCCGGCCTGGCCGCGCGCATCAACGCCAGCGGCGCCGATGTGCTGCTGGTGGCTTTCGGCAATCCGCTGCAGGAGCGCTGGCTGCTGCAGCAGGCCGCGCAGCTGCAGGTGCCGCTGGCGTTCGGCGTGGGCGCGCTGCTGGACTTCCTGTCCGGCACCGCCCGGCGCGCACCGGCCTGGGTGCGTCGGCTGCGCCTGGAATGGATCTATCGTCTGCTGCGCGAGCCGCGGCGCCTGCTCAAGCGCTACAGCTGGGACCTGCTGGTGTTCTTCGCCCTGTGCCTGCGCCATGGTCGGCGCCTGAGCGCGGTGCCGCCCGTGCGCGACTCGCTGCGCCCGTCGTGA
- the dxs gene encoding 1-deoxy-D-xylulose-5-phosphate synthase — protein MIDPTRYPRLSRIQVPAELRCFDEAELPAIAEELRAFLIESVGKSGGHFGAGLGVIELTVALHYLYDTPVDQLVWDVGHQTYPHKILTGRRDRIHTVKQADGVAPFPKREESEYDTFGVGHSSTSISAALGMAVALQRSGDERKVVAVIGDGAMTAGMAYEALNHAGGMDPEPNLLVILNDNRMSISEAVGGVTKMLGRMSGSKTLNAIREGGKKILGDKKSNPTARFVRRWEEHWKGMFVPSTLFEEMGFHYTGPIDGHDLPALLGALKTLKTLKGPQLLHVITTKGKGYELAEGDQIGYHAVGPFDPSKGLVPKPGAKAPTYTDVFGDWICDMAAAEPALLAITPAMREGSGLVRFSKEYPQRYFDVAIAEQHAVTLAAGMAVHGAKPVVAIYSTFLQRGYDQLVHDVALQQLDVLFAIDRGGVVGPDGATHAGNLDLSFLRCVPHLVVMAPADEAECRQLLSTGLRHRGPAAVRYPRGTGPGIAPGTTLEPLPIGKAQLRAQGHTLALLAFGATLAAAEQVGRELGLSVVNMRFVKPLDRALLLELAQSHDGFVTIEDNVVAGGAGAGVSELFNAEGVLRPILHLGLPDAFQHHASREQLLAEAGIDAAGIRAAVLARWPQLAASGNAPRTAAG, from the coding sequence ATGATCGATCCCACCCGCTATCCGCGCCTCTCGCGCATCCAGGTCCCCGCCGAACTGCGTTGCTTCGATGAAGCGGAGCTGCCGGCCATCGCCGAGGAACTGCGCGCCTTTCTGATCGAGAGCGTCGGCAAGAGCGGCGGCCATTTCGGCGCCGGGCTGGGCGTGATCGAACTCACCGTGGCCCTGCATTACCTGTACGACACGCCGGTCGATCAGTTGGTCTGGGACGTCGGCCACCAGACCTACCCGCACAAGATCCTCACCGGGCGCCGCGACCGCATCCACACGGTCAAGCAGGCCGATGGCGTGGCGCCGTTCCCCAAGCGCGAGGAAAGCGAATACGACACCTTCGGCGTCGGCCATTCCTCCACCTCGATCTCGGCCGCGCTGGGCATGGCGGTGGCGCTGCAGCGCAGCGGCGACGAGCGCAAGGTGGTGGCGGTGATCGGCGACGGCGCGATGACCGCCGGCATGGCCTACGAGGCGCTGAACCACGCCGGCGGCATGGACCCGGAACCGAACCTGCTGGTGATCCTCAACGACAACCGCATGTCGATCTCCGAGGCGGTCGGCGGGGTCACCAAGATGCTGGGGCGGATGAGCGGCAGCAAGACCCTCAACGCCATCCGCGAGGGCGGCAAGAAGATCCTCGGCGACAAGAAGAGCAACCCCACCGCGCGCTTCGTGCGGCGCTGGGAAGAGCACTGGAAGGGCATGTTCGTGCCATCCACGCTGTTCGAGGAAATGGGCTTCCACTACACCGGCCCGATCGACGGCCACGACCTGCCGGCGCTGCTCGGCGCGCTGAAGACGCTCAAGACCCTGAAGGGTCCGCAGTTGCTGCACGTCATCACCACCAAGGGCAAGGGCTACGAGCTGGCCGAGGGCGACCAGATCGGCTACCACGCGGTCGGCCCGTTCGACCCGAGCAAGGGTCTGGTGCCCAAGCCGGGCGCCAAGGCCCCGACCTACACCGACGTGTTCGGCGACTGGATCTGCGACATGGCCGCGGCCGAACCGGCGCTGCTGGCGATCACCCCGGCGATGCGCGAAGGCTCGGGCCTGGTACGCTTCAGCAAGGAGTACCCGCAGCGCTACTTCGATGTGGCGATCGCCGAGCAGCATGCGGTGACCCTCGCCGCGGGCATGGCCGTGCACGGCGCCAAGCCGGTGGTGGCGATCTACTCCACCTTCCTGCAGCGCGGCTACGACCAACTGGTGCACGACGTGGCGCTGCAGCAGCTCGACGTGCTGTTCGCGATCGACCGCGGCGGCGTGGTCGGCCCGGACGGGGCCACCCATGCCGGCAACCTGGACCTGAGTTTCCTGCGCTGCGTGCCGCACCTGGTGGTGATGGCGCCGGCCGACGAAGCCGAATGCCGGCAACTGCTCAGCACCGGCCTGCGCCACCGCGGCCCGGCCGCGGTGCGCTACCCGCGCGGCACCGGTCCCGGGATCGCCCCGGGGACCACGCTGGAGCCCTTGCCGATCGGCAAGGCGCAGCTGCGCGCGCAGGGCCACACGCTGGCGTTGCTGGCGTTCGGCGCGACCCTGGCGGCGGCCGAACAGGTCGGCCGCGAACTGGGCCTGAGCGTGGTCAACATGCGCTTCGTCAAGCCGCTGGACCGGGCGCTGCTGCTGGAACTGGCGCAGAGCCACGACGGCTTCGTGACCATCGAGGACAACGTGGTGGCCGGCGGCGCCGGCGCCGGCGTGTCCGAACTGTTCAATGCCGAAGGCGTGCTGCGCCCGATCCTGCACCTGGGTCTGCCCGACGCGTTCCAGCATCACGCCAGCCGCGAGCAGTTGCTGGCCGAAGCCGGCATCGACGCCGCCGGCATCCGCGCCGCGGTGCTGGCGCGCTGGCCGCAGCTGGCCGCCAGCGGCAACGCGCCGCGCACCGCCGCGGGCTGA